A genomic window from Silene latifolia isolate original U9 population chromosome Y, ASM4854445v1, whole genome shotgun sequence includes:
- the LOC141628733 gene encoding protein FAR-RED IMPAIRED RESPONSE 1-like, with translation MVFTPFTGVDHHKGSVTFCGALIAREDYESFNWVFSRFLQAIGGKEPEYIITDHDLGIIKSVPLVFKTARHRFCMWHIMNKMPSKFGVSRSDYNDFMCKINDIIWDNELEAVEFDSIWERIIEDHGVGVNDWFADTYAIRGQWVMAHCRDLRLASIMRTTQRSKSENSFFKRTGGFTERGELEITTVKDSSRKKNFEVAYSPGTRKASCSCTMFKRTGILCRHIIWIFSASGKTIPEDYVVNRWMKEYLRLRIFNSNGEGTENMQVIDEKQIAMSIMWSEVHEAVGLLRDKGVANVDKFSSLTILPPKNSKNKGIGKRLLSAKTKAMVLAREPKRKCKNCKRLTNHDKRNCPNPFSAHTPLCEGSSEPEEDEGEEEEELESEQ, from the exons ATGGTATTCACACCATTCACAGGTGTTGACCACCATAAAGGATCTGTGACGTTCTGTGGGGCTCTAATTGCAAGGGAAGATTATGAGTCATTTAATTGGGTTTTCAGCCGGTTTTTACAAGCAATAGGGGGTAAGGAACCCGAGTACATAATTACAGATCACGACCTAGGTATTATCAAATCTGTCCCTCTTGTTTTCAAAACAGCTCGCCATCGGTTctgtatgtggcatataatgaacaaaatgCCCAGTAAGTTTGGTGTCTCTAGGAGTGATTATAATGACTTCATGTGTAAAATTAATGACATTATATGGGACAATGAGCTTGAAGCAGTAGAATTTGATAGTATCTGGGAGCGAATAATTGAAGATCATGGTGTTGGCGTAAATGATTGGTTTGCAGATACGTATGCTATAAGGGGACagtgggtgatggcgcattgcagaGACTTGAGGTTGGCGTCGATTATGAGGACGACTCAAAGATCAAAGAGCGAAAATAGCTTTTTCAAGAG AACAGGAGGTTTCACTGAGAGAGGCGAGCTAGAGATAACTACTGTCAAAGATTCATCTAGGAAGAAGAATTTTGAAGTTGCATACAGTCCAG GTACACGTAAAGCAAGCTGCAGTTGTACGATGTTTAAAAGAACCGGAATCCTATGCCGCCATATAATATGGATTTTTTCAGCAAGTGGAAAGACTATACCAGAAGATTATGTTGTAAATAGATGGATGAAAGAGTATCTCCGATTAAGGATTTTCAATAGTAATGGTGAAGGGACAGAAAACATGCAAGTCATCGATGAAAAACAAATTGCAATGTCAAtaatgtggtcagaagttcatgaaGCTGTAGGGCTCCTTCGAGACAAAGGAGTAGCTAATGTTGACAAATTTTCTAGCT TGACGATATTGCCACCAAAGAATTCGAAAAACAAGGGTATCGGAAAAAGATTGCTGTCAGCcaaaacaaaagcaatggtgTTGGCTAGGGAACCCAAACGTAAGTGTAAGAATTGCAAGAGATTGACAAATCACGATAAGaggaactgccctaacccctTCTCAGCACACACACCATTGTGCGAAGGGTCGTCTGAACCAGAAGAGGatgaaggagaggaggaggaagagctgGAATCAGAACAATAA